DNA from Tripterygium wilfordii isolate XIE 37 chromosome 15, ASM1340144v1, whole genome shotgun sequence:
AACTTTTACACTAACGATAATATTGTGCtgtgaaaaattaattaatcaatttgtAGGTGGAGCTAGTTCCTTTCAATCCGAAGATTGTGGATAAGTCTCTGTTGTGGATCAAAGGAGTTGACGGGGTTGAAGGTAGCAATTCAATCTTGACGCTTAATAATCCTAACCTCGCCATGGATGCTGAAGCAGCGAACACTCAAGCATTTGATGGCACTTTAATCAAGCTGTGGAATTGGAATGGTGGAGTTAACCAGTTTTGGAGCATTGTTACCAGGGCCACTGTTAGAATATTCACCGTGGCTGACTCCAAGTTCAGTATGAGCATTAGGGATGGCAAGGTTATTCTTGCTACAACTAACCCCAGTGATCCGAATCAGGTATGTATTTCAAAACAAGAGAATGTATAACAATATTGAAGAACAAGCCATCGCTGGACTAACTTGtgcttttttaattattattttatttttggaatcAAACCTTATATCTTGTGGAAGTCATAAATGGcttcaattttatttagttGTTGTTTTTGTTACAGGAGtggtacaaaaatgagaaatacgCACAGGGTGTGCAAGATCAAATGGGCCGCAATGCCTTTGCCCTGGTTAATAAGGGTACTGGTCAGGCCATAAAACATGCTACTGGAAATACCCAACCTGTAAGAATATATATTTCTCCAAACTgcttattttatctttttcatCACTATGGCCACATTTTTACAGTAACAATAACATTCTGggtgaaaattaattaatctgTAGGTGCAACTAGTTGTTTTCAATCCAAATTCTGTGGATAGGTCTTTGTTGTGGACCAAAGGAGCTGACTGGGTTGAAGGTAACAGTCCGATCTGGATGCTGAATAATCTTGAGCTCGCTTTGGATGCTGAAGCAGCGAATACTAAACCATTTGATGGTACTTTAATCAAGATGTGGAAGTGGAATGGTGGAGTCAACCAGCTATGGAGTATTGTCCCCAACTGTAAGTTTCTTAACTTTTTGCAGTTTGAGATTTTACCGATTGAGAAACATTTATTCtatctaaatatattgttttctTCTCAATGAAACAAATGCAGGATGGCAGGGGGAGCAATTACTTTGGGGTTTCCATTTCCAGAAGTTTGATGTCATTTTCCTTTATATCTATGTGTGCTGCTGGTGTTGCTGTTCCTTGAGAATAAAACCTTGATATTTGGTTGTTATCATATCAAGGCTGGTGTTTGCGCTTGTGTTTGTGTGATCCAGTTTGGGAATAATCACTTGTATGGTTTTCATGTTATGTATATATGAGAATATGTTATCACAGctttgataataataatattaaacaaccatatatatatacacgagaATTCTCTTATACGGACACTcgcaagttatattaacttCCGCACATCAATCTCGtcattaatttgaaacatatgggACCCAAAGTAGTGGGCCCCCACTTGTCGtttaacttttaaaaacacttaaaaaatgaAGTACACAAATTATTAAGTTGCAAACATCTGCATAAgagaatttttgtatatatgcaTGCCTTTAACCCACATGTGGTGGCTCTATCAACCACAAGGATAAAACTCAATGAAAATCTGGGTCCTCAAGTATCAACTCTTAATGCACAATCATTCAAGATGTTTTTGTGGTCTTCAATCTTCAAACAAACCTGCACTTGATTGGTGAGATTAATTAACTTTTTCAATTAAAAACAATGCACAATGTAATTATCAAACAAGCAATtacatataaaccctaaaccttaaacatTTTACAGGTTCCATTTGATTtgtgtttcaaacaaaaaatatatcattgggttcGTATAactgatcaaaatataaatatatttttttagatttttaaaaaatgttttgaacctTAAAAGTTAATTCTAAAAGTTAGAACATCATTTTAAGACATCATgagagaattcttatatatatttatatatatttattaaatcacATAGATTTGACCATTCTTCGGTTTTTTTGATGAATGATGTTATTTTATCGTGGTAATTAGCATTAGACGTGGTTCAAATTTTAATATGGAGTAGAATAACACTAATTAAGAAAAGTCTTTTGCCTATTAAATGTTGATCAGATCAGTTCACATGGGCAAAATAAATCCCATGATCACTAAAAATGAATTGTTTTAATTATAGCTGACATCCAACTCGAGATCTATATGAGATACCACATACGAATGTCATCAGAATTACtcgtgataaaaaaaaaaaggaaaaatcaagGATAAGTCTCTTATTGGAAAGTGTTGTTCCAATAaaaacactcttaaaagtcttattccataaattcTATGTagtttgaattaatattccaaaaatgataaaaaaatcaaaatatatgattttattgtctaaaatcaaaatacatgattcatcttggaccTCTTCCAAATGCTTCGTCTTCGCTGTCGGAAGTTTCGTCTCCGCCCCTTttggcttattcgagagttctatgacatttttagtgatttttcatctcgatttttattgtattcgaactaaatctactcatactcaccacgagacttgtagatcttgttgttttccttcgatctgtcatcacaaCATTATTTTCGACAGTATCTAtgatgattttctttgttttttggttctgaCTTGATTTCCTAGCTTGGAGAGTCAAACTGTATGCCAAATTGGAGAGCATTATGACGTCTGATACATGGGAGGATTGAGAATACTTTTGCCAAGTAAATGAGAGATCACATTACCTTATTCTGAAGAGGAAATCGAAGAGATAACTTTGTGAATCAAATTAGAATGAAAGGGTTGACAAACTCTAGTCTCAACCATATATTATGGTCGTGCATCAAGAGAGACTAAGAAGAACACTTGTGCAAGCTATTGAGCCGTGAATCATCTCTATCAGTTCTCAATTATTTCATGATTTTCAAGCAAGCAAGCATCTAATGATCATCCCTAGCCGAGTCTATATTTGTTCTTCTAAAGAGCTCCTACACTTCATTCACATATCCTACCCGTGAGCTATCACCCTTGTTCTCCTAGTTTGCTGTTGTAAACACTGAGGGAGAACCTGAGTCAAACACTTGTAAAAGCCCTTAATTGGATATATTTGCTGTTGTAAACACTGAGGGAGAACCTGAGCCAAACACTTGTAAAAACCCTTAATTGGATATACCATCCTTGTGAGCATTGTgagagttttgtgttttgcctTTAAAATCACGTGTGTAAAAGTTAGGATCAATGAGGAGGTGAGAAATTGGCTAAATGGGTCGATGGGGAAATCGGCTCCAGCGCATTGAAAAGGCCGAATGCAGTTGTTCCGTCACGGAAGTTCACTGATGACTCAAGACAAGCTGCGATTGTTCTGCACTTGAACATGTTGTGGCTACCGTCCCAGGTGCTAAGAGGATGATCATGGGTGACACCATTCATGAATTTGGGATCAATAGTGCTTGTGATAGCAGGGCAATTAGAATCGATGATGGTATGTCAAAGGAGTGCACCAATGGCTTGCCTGAAGTTTTGGAGATTAATGGAAATTCAAAGCTACAAGTGTTCCACTAGTTCTTGATTTCGTTGTATGTTCTTCCAGGTAGCATGCTCGCACCAACTGTCGACTCCCTTCATGTAAGGGAAGAAGGTgaaggaaggagagaaggagaatgGAAAGAATTTGGGGGAATTTGGGATAGAATGGTAGGGTCAAGTGGGATGTTATTAGATGAAagtttttttaagtttttcgggtgtacttagttaagtCGGGTGTGTAAATAGTCCTCATCTAAATACTTACTTCCATGTTCTCTTCTCCATTTGCTCTTACTTCTACCTCTACCTCTACCTCTACCTCTAAACATACAATTAATATCGCaacttttgtttaatttcatggCATGCAGTCACACCCAACTTCATGGCTACTTTTAGAATTATCACCATCGTTGACCCCAAGTTGAGTATGAACATTAGGAATGGCAGGGTCCTTCTTGCCGCCAGTAATCCAAATGGTCGCAATCAGGTGTTTGTTACCACAACTCTACATAATAACAAAGCTATAAAATTGGTTcaattttatggaatttgttccttttgttgttgttaCTGAAGGAATGGTACAAAGAGGAGAAATATGCGCAAGGCGCGACAGACCAATACCGCAATGCCTTCGCACTTGTTAATAAGGGTACTGGTCATGCCGTAAAACATGCTACTGGACATGATCAACCTGTACGaatatatataaactaatttaatttctttccaGCACTATATGACCAAATTTTTATAGTAACAATAATATTTTCCTGtgaaaatttaattaatcaatctACAGGTGGTGCCAGTTCCTTTCAATCCAAAGAGTGCTTTGGATAAGTCTTTCTTGTGGAGCAAAGGAGTTGACGGGGTTGACATTAACAGTTTGATCTGGATGCTAAATAATCTTGAGCTGACCATGGATGCTGAAACGGGGAATACTAAACCATTGGATGGCACTTTAATCAAGATGTGGAAGTGGAATGGTGGAGTTAACCAGCTATGAAGCTTTGTCCCAAACCGTAAGTTTCTTACCTTTGCTGTTTGAGATTTCATCGTTCAATCAAGGTATAGTAATTTGTGCTACTGTGTCTGTCTGTTCCTTCATATTAAAAACCTTGACATGTGGTTGTTACTATAACAAGGCTGTTGTTTTGAAATCTAGTTTCGGAATAATCAAATATATAAGTTGAATTAAAAATATCCAATCTTCTCTGGGTTTTGATTTGTGCTTCTTTTACATCTAGCTCTAAGCTCCAATTATTATCATAACTATGattgttttaatttgtttttcatggcgGTTTCATCTCTTTCTCAAGTTACCATGGCTACTGTTAGAATATTCACCTTGGCTGACCGCAAAGTACAGTATGAGCATTAGGGATGGCAAGGTTATTCTTGCTACAACTAACCCCAATGATCCCAATCAGGTCTGTATTAATACAAGAGTACATATAAGGATTGAGGAACAAGATATCGCTACACTAACGCGCAGATTTTTTAtaccatcatcttcatcatcattattattctatttttggAATAGAACGTTATATCTTGTGCAAGCCATAAATGGTTTCTATTTTATGAAAGTTGTTGTTGTTATAGGAATggtacaaaaacgagaaatatGCACATGGTGTGCGGGACCAAATCGGCCGCAAAGCCTTTGCCCTGGCTAATAAGGGTACTGATCAGGCCATAAAAAATGCTACTAGAGATACCCAACGTGTAAGAATATATATTTCTCCAAACagttcttttaattttcttcaCTTTTGTGACAAATTTTCTTACAATAACGATAATATTATGTTGTGATATTTAATTATTCTGCTGGTGGGGCTAGTTTCTTTCAATCCAAATTCTGTGGATAAGTCTCCGTTCTGGTTCAAAGGAACTAACAGGACTCAAGGTAATAGTCCGATCTGGAAGCTGAATAATCTTGGGCTAGCTTTGGATGCAGAAGCGGCGAATACTAAACCAATTGATGGTACTTTAAACCAATTACACGTCCATAAAGAATCCATCCGTAAACTTACATAAttgatgtggcatgccacatatgcAAGCTGACATGTCAATTtcaaaaaagagaaacaaaacctAATTTCACTTGTAACTAGTCGTGACAGAGACATCATTTCAAATTTCGAGAACCCTTACCTCCCAAATCTTCTTGATGAAGCTCGAAATCCACTTCCCAGATCAAAAATCCGTGG
Protein-coding regions in this window:
- the LOC119980087 gene encoding ricin B-like lectin R40C1 — translated: MATSRIFTIADPKFSLSIRDDKVILAPTNPNDPNQVWYKDEKYAQGETDPNAFALVNKGTGQAIKHATGPGQPVELVPFNPKIVDKSLLWIKGVDGVEGSNSILTLNNPNLAMDAEAANTQAFDGTLIKLWNWNGGVNQFWSIVTRATVRIFTVADSKFSMSIRDGKVILATTNPSDPNQEWYKNEKYAQGVQDQMGRNAFALVNKGTGQAIKHATGNTQPVQLVVFNPNSVDRSLLWTKGADWVEGNSPIWMLNNLELALDAEAANTKPFDGTLIKMWKWNGGVNQLWSIVPN